The following are encoded in a window of Halosolutus halophilus genomic DNA:
- a CDS encoding anthranilate synthase component I family protein has product MSDPRVVTTLDAFRAAVREFSNGEAAGEPTTRGGVRVPIEVQVTVSDPFLAYRRARSDGGGVFLETTGGQSGWGYAGVDPVDRLTVGPTAVSRTGGDESPTLAALEGLLDGNRLARGDCDVPFPCGAVGWLSYDVARELEILPESAVDDRGLPRLEVAVFDRFAAWDGPTDGDVTLRVTACPRVDVSADDGTDAGDGDATVAAYDRGRERALEFARAAVAGDPAVGEPPVETSEATFESDCGRTAFADRVRRAKAYIRDGDTFQANVSQRLTAPAAVHPVAAYDALRRVNPAPYSCLLEFPAVDLVSASPELLLECEGSRRGNSNGRRGDSTASNETAKSSRDPRERDDDFVRTEPIAGTRPRGATQEEDAALEADLRTDEKERAEHAMLVDLERNDLGKVCEYGSVAVEEYRRIDRYAEVMHLVSNVTGRLRPDETLADAIAAVFPGGTITGAPKPRTMEIIDELEATRRGPYTGSVGIFGFDGRATLNIVIRTLVRQAEAYHLRVGAGIVHDSDPDREYDETLDKARALITAVDEALGERAGMAIETDDGVASDAATTIGGRGGGDSSDE; this is encoded by the coding sequence ATGAGCGATCCGCGGGTCGTCACCACGCTCGACGCGTTTCGCGCCGCTGTTCGGGAGTTTTCGAACGGCGAGGCGGCCGGCGAGCCGACGACACGCGGTGGAGTTCGGGTCCCGATCGAGGTGCAGGTCACCGTCTCCGATCCGTTTCTCGCGTACCGCCGGGCCCGGTCGGACGGCGGTGGCGTCTTCCTTGAGACGACCGGTGGCCAGTCCGGCTGGGGCTACGCCGGGGTCGACCCGGTCGATCGGCTCACCGTCGGTCCGACTGCAGTCTCGCGAACCGGCGGTGACGAGTCCCCGACGCTGGCCGCGCTTGAGGGGCTCCTCGACGGTAATCGGCTCGCCCGGGGCGACTGCGACGTGCCCTTCCCCTGCGGCGCGGTGGGGTGGCTCTCCTACGACGTCGCCCGCGAACTGGAGATCCTCCCCGAATCGGCCGTCGACGACCGGGGCCTGCCGCGGCTCGAGGTGGCCGTCTTCGATCGGTTCGCGGCGTGGGACGGGCCGACCGACGGCGACGTGACGCTGCGGGTTACCGCCTGTCCGCGGGTCGATGTGAGCGCAGACGACGGTACCGACGCCGGTGACGGGGATGCCACCGTGGCCGCCTACGATCGCGGCCGAGAGCGAGCACTCGAATTCGCACGGGCCGCGGTCGCCGGTGACCCCGCCGTCGGTGAACCGCCGGTCGAGACCTCGGAAGCGACGTTCGAGAGCGACTGCGGGCGGACGGCGTTCGCCGATCGGGTCCGGCGGGCGAAGGCGTACATCCGGGACGGTGACACCTTCCAGGCGAACGTCTCCCAGCGGTTGACCGCGCCCGCCGCGGTCCACCCGGTCGCCGCCTACGACGCCCTGCGCCGGGTGAACCCGGCACCGTACTCCTGTCTGCTCGAGTTCCCGGCGGTCGACCTGGTGAGCGCGAGCCCCGAACTGCTGCTCGAGTGCGAGGGGTCACGTCGTGGGAACTCGAACGGACGGCGAGGCGATTCTACCGCCTCGAACGAGACGGCAAAGTCGTCTCGCGATCCGCGAGAGCGCGACGACGACTTCGTCCGGACGGAACCGATCGCGGGCACCCGGCCGCGCGGGGCGACGCAGGAGGAGGACGCGGCGCTCGAGGCGGACCTCCGGACCGACGAGAAAGAGCGCGCGGAACACGCGATGCTGGTCGATCTCGAGCGAAACGACCTCGGAAAAGTCTGCGAGTACGGTTCCGTCGCGGTCGAGGAGTACCGCCGGATCGATCGCTACGCCGAGGTCATGCACCTCGTCTCGAACGTCACCGGTCGACTTCGCCCGGACGAAACGCTCGCGGACGCGATCGCGGCAGTGTTCCCGGGCGGGACGATCACCGGGGCCCCGAAGCCGCGGACGATGGAAATAATCGACGAACTCGAGGCGACCCGACGCGGGCCCTACACCGGGAGCGTGGGAATCTTCGGGTTCGACGGTCGCGCGACGCTGAACATCGTCATCCGGACGCTCGTCCGGCAGGCCGAGGCGTACCACCTCCGCGTCGGCGCGGGGATCGTCCACGACTCCGATCCCGATCGCGAGTACGACGAGACCCTCGACAAGGCCCGCGCCCTGATAACGGCCGTCGACGAGGCGCTGGGCGAGCGGGCGGGGATGGCGATCGAGACGGACGACGGCGTCGCGTCGGACGCGGCGACCACCATCGGGGGGCGCGGTGGAGGTGACAGCTCGGATGAGTGA
- a CDS encoding helix-hairpin-helix domain-containing protein: MAILQKLKSLLGFEDSGPERGNAHEVGVTVEREGRQREADRSTDTEVTPAPSSVTDADSDTTADTTEDEPATDESESVAAESTAAGATDSIVEPTDEPEEAAEPAEAAGPTETDAAPTAEKTPDETVEPAPTGDEPSVDEPEGVEESEEAAEPDESDDEESEPADEAEPVDDGESEPADEAEPVDDDESEPADEAEPIDDGESEPADEAEPVDDGESEPADEAEPVDDGESEPADEAEPVDDGESEPADETKPADDSEPADDSEPADDSEPADDSEPADDSEPVDDSEPVDDSEPVDVIKGIGPAYADRLTAAGIETVDDLATADAADLEAETDISETRIQGWIDKAEVR, from the coding sequence ATGGCAATCCTCCAAAAACTGAAGTCGCTGTTGGGCTTCGAGGATTCGGGCCCGGAGCGAGGGAATGCACACGAGGTCGGCGTCACGGTCGAACGAGAGGGGCGACAGCGGGAAGCCGATCGGTCGACCGACACCGAGGTCACACCGGCACCCTCGTCCGTAACCGACGCGGACAGCGACACTACAGCGGACACGACAGAAGACGAACCGGCGACCGACGAATCCGAGTCGGTGGCAGCCGAATCGACTGCCGCGGGTGCGACCGACTCGATCGTCGAACCGACCGACGAACCCGAGGAGGCCGCCGAACCGGCCGAGGCGGCCGGCCCGACCGAGACGGACGCGGCACCGACCGCGGAGAAGACGCCCGACGAGACTGTCGAGCCCGCTCCGACGGGCGACGAACCGTCAGTGGACGAACCCGAAGGAGTCGAGGAGTCGGAGGAAGCCGCGGAACCCGACGAGAGCGACGACGAAGAATCGGAGCCAGCGGACGAGGCCGAACCGGTCGACGATGGTGAGTCGGAGCCAGCGGACGAGGCCGAACCGGTCGACGATGATGAATCGGAGCCAGCGGACGAGGCCGAACCGATCGACGATGGTGAGTCGGAGCCAGCGGACGAGGCCGAACCGGTCGACGATGGTGAGTCGGAGCCAGCGGACGAGGCCGAACCGGTCGACGATGGTGAGTCGGAGCCAGCGGACGAGGCCGAACCGGTCGACGATGGTGAGTCGGAGCCAGCGGACGAAACCAAACCCGCCGACGACAGCGAACCCGCCGACGACAGCGAACCCGCCGACGACAGCGAACCCGCCGACGACAGCGAACCCGCCGACGACAGCGAACCCGTCGACGACAGCGAACCCGTCGACGACAGCGAACCCGTCGACGTGATCAAGGGGATCGGCCCCGCGTACGCGGATCGGCTTACGGCCGCCGGCATCGAAACCGTCGACGACCTCGCGACCGCCGACGCGGCCGACCTCGAGGCCGAGACCGACATCTCGGAAACGCGGATCCAGGGCTGGATCGATAAGGCCGAAGTCAGGTAG
- a CDS encoding anthranilate synthase component II, whose translation MSDDTATDEIRIVVVDNYDSFAYNLVQYVGEIADEVLVRRNDAIDLEDLEALDPTGIVVSPGPGTPAEAGISIPLFAETDYPILGVCLGHQALCAAHGASVVHAPEVVHGKPSTVGHDGEGIFVGLPGQFRVGRYHSLAIERADLPASLVETAQTTDERGVLMAVRHREKPHVGVQFHPESLLTRARDEAADGGGDWDEDGDGISLALGKRMIANFCQLAAAHRSATTK comes from the coding sequence ATGAGTGACGACACGGCGACTGACGAGATCCGGATAGTGGTCGTCGACAACTACGACTCCTTCGCGTACAATCTCGTCCAGTACGTCGGCGAAATCGCCGACGAGGTGCTCGTCCGGCGCAACGACGCGATCGATCTCGAGGATCTCGAGGCGCTCGATCCGACGGGGATCGTCGTCTCGCCGGGCCCGGGTACGCCAGCGGAGGCCGGGATCTCGATCCCGCTGTTCGCCGAGACCGACTACCCGATCCTCGGAGTGTGTCTCGGCCACCAGGCCCTGTGTGCGGCACACGGGGCATCGGTCGTCCACGCGCCGGAGGTGGTCCACGGGAAACCCTCGACCGTCGGCCACGACGGCGAGGGAATCTTCGTGGGCCTTCCCGGGCAGTTCCGGGTCGGCCGGTACCACTCGCTGGCGATCGAACGGGCGGATCTGCCGGCCTCGCTCGTGGAGACGGCGCAGACGACCGACGAGCGCGGCGTGTTGATGGCGGTTCGTCACCGCGAGAAGCCCCACGTCGGGGTCCAGTTCCACCCCGAGAGCCTTCTCACGCGGGCGCGCGACGAGGCGGCCGACGGGGGTGGCGACTGGGACGAGGACGGGGACGGTATCTCGCTCGCGCTCGGCAAACGGATGATCGCGAACTTCTGCCAGTTGGCCGCCGCTCATCGAAGCGCCACCACGAAGTGA